Proteins from one Oxyura jamaicensis isolate SHBP4307 breed ruddy duck chromosome 12 unlocalized genomic scaffold, BPBGC_Ojam_1.0 oxy12_random_OJ169, whole genome shotgun sequence genomic window:
- the GNAI2 gene encoding guanine nucleotide-binding protein G(i) subunit alpha-2 isoform X2 → MKIIHEDGYSEEECRQYKAVVYSNTIQSIMAIIKAMGNLQIDFGDSSRADDARQLFALSCAAEEQGIMPEDLANVIRRLWADHGVQACFNRSREYQLNDSAAYYLNDLERIARADYIPTQQDVLRTRVKTTGIVETHFTFKDLHFKMFDVGGQRSERKKWIHCFEGVTAIIFCVALSAYDLVLAEDEEMNRMHESMKLFDSICNNKWFTDTSIILFLNKKDLFEEKIVHSPLTICFPEYSGTEQAAAVPAQEAFGALCSESLGLEECPRSVWGGS, encoded by the exons ATGAA GATCATCCACGAAGATGGCTACTCGGAGGAGGAGTGCCGGCAGTACAAAGCCGTGGTCTACAGCAACACAATCCAGTCCATCATGGCCATCATCAAGGCCATGGGGAACCTGCAGATTGACTTCGGGGATTCCTCCAGAGCG GATGACGCTCGCCAGCTCTTCGCACTCTCCTGTGCTGCGGAAGAGCAGGGCATCATGCCTGAGGACCTTGCCAACGTGATCCGGAGGCTGTGGGCTGACCACGGGGTCCAGGCCTGCTTTAACCGCTCCCGCGAATACCAGCTGAACGACTCTGCTGCCTA ctacCTGAATGACCTGGAGAGGATAGCCCGGGCCGACTACATCCCCACCCAGCAGGATGTGCTGCGGACCAGGGTGAAGACCACCGGCATCGTGGAGACCCACTTCACCTTCAAGGACCTCCATTTCAA GATGTTCGACGTGGGCGGCCAGCGCTCGGAGCGCAAGAAGTGGATCCACTGCTTCGAGGGGGTGACGGCCATCATCTTCTGCGTGGCCCTCAGCGCCTATGACCTGGTGCTGGCAGAAGACGAGGAGATG AACCGGATGCATGAGAGCATGAAGCTGTTTGACAGCATCTGCAACAACAAGTGGTTCACGGACACGTCCATCATCCTCTTCCTCAACAAGAAGGACCTCTTCGAGGAGAAGATCGTGCACAGCCCCCTGACCATCTGCTTCCCCGAGTACAGCGGTAcggagcaggcagcagcg GTCCCTGCCCAAGAAGCCTTTGGGGCTCTGTGCAGTGAATCCTTAGGGCTGGAGGAGTGTCCCCGCAGTGTGTGGGGGGGGTCCTGA
- the GNAI2 gene encoding guanine nucleotide-binding protein G(i) subunit alpha-2 isoform X1: MKIIHEDGYSEEECRQYKAVVYSNTIQSIMAIIKAMGNLQIDFGDSSRADDARQLFALSCAAEEQGIMPEDLANVIRRLWADHGVQACFNRSREYQLNDSAAYYLNDLERIARADYIPTQQDVLRTRVKTTGIVETHFTFKDLHFKMFDVGGQRSERKKWIHCFEGVTAIIFCVALSAYDLVLAEDEEMNRMHESMKLFDSICNNKWFTDTSIILFLNKKDLFEEKIVHSPLTICFPEYSGANKYDEAAGYIQSKFEDLNKRKDTKEIYTHFTCATDTKNVQFVFDAVTDVIIKNNLKDCGLF; this comes from the exons ATGAA GATCATCCACGAAGATGGCTACTCGGAGGAGGAGTGCCGGCAGTACAAAGCCGTGGTCTACAGCAACACAATCCAGTCCATCATGGCCATCATCAAGGCCATGGGGAACCTGCAGATTGACTTCGGGGATTCCTCCAGAGCG GATGACGCTCGCCAGCTCTTCGCACTCTCCTGTGCTGCGGAAGAGCAGGGCATCATGCCTGAGGACCTTGCCAACGTGATCCGGAGGCTGTGGGCTGACCACGGGGTCCAGGCCTGCTTTAACCGCTCCCGCGAATACCAGCTGAACGACTCTGCTGCCTA ctacCTGAATGACCTGGAGAGGATAGCCCGGGCCGACTACATCCCCACCCAGCAGGATGTGCTGCGGACCAGGGTGAAGACCACCGGCATCGTGGAGACCCACTTCACCTTCAAGGACCTCCATTTCAA GATGTTCGACGTGGGCGGCCAGCGCTCGGAGCGCAAGAAGTGGATCCACTGCTTCGAGGGGGTGACGGCCATCATCTTCTGCGTGGCCCTCAGCGCCTATGACCTGGTGCTGGCAGAAGACGAGGAGATG AACCGGATGCATGAGAGCATGAAGCTGTTTGACAGCATCTGCAACAACAAGTGGTTCACGGACACGTCCATCATCCTCTTCCTCAACAAGAAGGACCTCTTCGAGGAGAAGATCGTGCACAGCCCCCTGACCATCTGCTTCCCCGAGTACAGCG GTGCCAACAAGTATGACGAGGCAGCCGGATACATCCAGAGCAAGTTCGAGGACCTGAACAAGCGGAAGGACACCAAGGAGATCTACACGCACTTCACCTGCGCCACCGACACCAAAAACGTGCAGTTTGTCTTTGATGCCGTCACTGACGTCATCATCAAAAACAACCTGAAGGACTGCGGGCTCTTCTGA
- the GNAT1 gene encoding guanine nucleotide-binding protein G(t) subunit alpha-1 produces the protein MGAGASAEEKHSRELEKKLKEDAEKDARTVKLLLLGAGESGKSTIVKQMKIIHQDGYSLEECLEFIAIIYSNTLQSMLAIVRAMTTLNIQYGDSARQDDARKLLHLSDTIEEGTMPKEMSDIIGRLWKDAGIQACFDRASEYQLNDSAGYYLSDLERLVTPGYVPTEQDVLRSRVKTTGIIETQFSFKDLNFRMFDVGGQRSERKKWIHCFEGVTCIIFIAALSAYDMVLVEDDEVNRMHESLHLFNSICNHRYFATTSIVLFLNKKDVFLEKIKKAHLSICFPDYDGPNTYDDAGNYIKLQFLELNMRRDVKEIYSHMTCATDTENVKFVFDAVTDIIIKENLKDCGLF, from the exons ATGGGCGCAGGGGCCAGCGCCGAGGAGAAGCACTCGCGTGAGCTGgagaagaagctgaaggaggACGCTGAGAAGGATGCCAGGACCgtcaagctgctgctgctgg GGGCAGGGGAGTCGGGGAAGAGCACCATTGTCAAGCAGATGAA GATCATCCACCAGGACGGCTACTCGCTGGAGGAATGCTTGGAGTTCATCGCCATCATCTACAGCAACACGCTCCAGTCCATGCTGGCCATTGTGCGGGCCATGACCACCCTCAACATCCAGTACGGCGACTCGGCCCGCCAG GATGACGCCCGCAAGCTGCTGCACCTCTCGGACACCATCGAGGAGGGCACCATGCCCAAGGAGATGTCCGACATCATTGGGCGGCTCTGGAAGGACGCGGGCATCCAAGCCTGCTTCGACCGTGCCTCCGAGTACCAGCTCAACGACTCGGCTGGATA CTACCTGTCGGACCTGGAGCGCCTGGTGACCCCCGGCTACGTCCCCACGGAGCAGGACGTGCTGCGCTCCCGTGTCAAAACCACCGGCATCATCGAGACCCAGTTCTCCTTCAAGGACCTCAACTTCAG GATGTTCGACGTGGGCGGCCAGCGCTCGGAGCGCAAGAAGTGGATCCACTGCTTCGAGGGGGTGACCTGCATCATCTTCATCGCGGCCCTCAGCGCCTACGACATGGTCCTGGTGGAGGACGACGAAGTG AACCGCATGCACGAGAGCCTGCACCTCTTCAACAGCATCTGCAACCACCGCTACTTCGCCACCACCTCCATCGTCCTTTTCCTGAACAAGAAGGACGTCTTCCTGGAGAAGATCAAGAAGGCCCACCTCAGCATCTGCTTCCCCGACTATGACG GTCCCAACACCTACGACGATGCCGGCAACTACATCAAGCTGCAGTTCCTGGAGCTGAACATGCGGCGGGACGTGAAGGAGATCTACTCGCACATGACCTGTGCCACCGATACCGAGAACGTCAAGTTCGTCTTCGACGCCGTCACCGACATCATCATCAAGGAGAACCTCAAGGATTGCGGGCTCTTCTGA